Proteins encoded within one genomic window of Methanosarcina barkeri str. Wiesmoor:
- a CDS encoding response regulator, with protein sequence MRTRVAFKPVEILVVEDSKGDIGLIEEGFEDAKIGNILHIVEDGEEAIAFLRGEGQFSGSPRPDIILLDLNLPRKDGREVLEEVKSDDELKNIPIVVLTTSKAEEDILKSYNLHANAYVTKPVDFDQFLDVVKSIENFWLEIVKLPSK encoded by the coding sequence ATGAGAACTCGGGTAGCATTTAAACCGGTAGAGATCCTTGTAGTAGAAGACAGTAAAGGCGATATTGGCCTAATAGAAGAAGGTTTCGAAGATGCAAAAATCGGGAACATTCTTCATATTGTAGAGGATGGAGAAGAAGCAATCGCTTTTTTACGTGGTGAAGGGCAGTTTTCAGGTTCTCCACGCCCGGATATAATACTTCTGGACTTAAATTTACCCAGAAAAGATGGACGTGAAGTTCTTGAGGAAGTAAAAAGCGACGATGAACTTAAAAACATACCTATTGTGGTTTTAACCACTTCGAAAGCTGAAGAGGACATATTGAAATCTTACAATCTTCATGCCAATGCATATGTTACTAAACCTGTTGACTTTGATCAATTTCTAGACGTAGTTAAATCCATAGAAAATTTCTGGCTTGAGATTGTAAAGTTGCCGTCAAAATAA
- a CDS encoding PAS domain S-box protein, which translates to MDEKVKILLFEDNLGDAGLIEEMLEGSVDFRYLLENVETLNEGLSLLKENPFDIILSDLGLPDSEGIDTFLEIHARNSRIPIIILTGMNDEKIGIEAVKKGAQDYLVKGQVDSRLLKRSIQYSIERKKAEERVQDLANIVESSNDAIVTRSLDGFITSWNLGAEQIYGYPAEEILGKPVTVLIPDAMGNETQKITEMVKQGEKIHQYETSRLRKDGTIIDISMTLSPVFDISGELMAISVIARDITESKKAEEKLHKSEERYRIVTEQTGQLIYEHDIEENKIYWAGTIEEITGYTQEELLNTGINIWINNVHPEDQKKVWNQKMKGCGYDVKDTENKKNFHLEYRFRRKDGEYIHIEDHGICLQKGNYLTNKVLGIMKDITERKRTEEALRKSEERFRLALRGSSIVMFSQDLDLRYTWMYNPAPGFKIEDVLGKRDYDIYKPEDAEIFTAIKRQVLASGIGRRDEIVTHRPASSGGNLVHDMTTEPLHDSTGTIIGVICVAMDITEKKEAENFLKKIEEARKKEIHHRIKNNLQVISSLLDLQAEKFAVNEIYDTSRVLAAFRDSQNRVISMALIHEELYGSKEISTLNFATYLQKLTEELFRCYNVGVSEVKMVLEIEENIFFDMDTAVPLGMIVNELVSNSLKHAFPGRGTGEIKIKLSREINEKSEDNGIEDSNEACKSTSYILVVSDNGVGIPESISLEDSDTLGLQLVTILVDQLDGELELNRESSTKFTIKITVEDNK; encoded by the coding sequence ATGGATGAGAAGGTGAAAATCCTACTTTTTGAGGACAATCTCGGGGATGCAGGTCTAATTGAAGAGATGCTCGAAGGGTCCGTCGACTTTCGATATCTACTTGAAAATGTTGAGACCCTGAATGAAGGTTTGAGTCTTCTTAAAGAGAATCCGTTCGATATAATATTATCTGACCTGGGACTGCCAGATAGCGAGGGCATTGATACTTTTCTTGAAATTCATGCAAGAAATTCACGAATTCCCATTATAATTCTGACGGGAATGAATGATGAAAAAATTGGAATTGAGGCTGTAAAGAAAGGTGCTCAGGACTATCTGGTCAAAGGGCAGGTAGATAGCAGATTATTGAAACGTTCTATCCAGTATTCCATTGAGCGTAAAAAAGCAGAGGAAAGAGTTCAGGACTTAGCGAATATAGTGGAATCGTCAAATGATGCTATTGTAACTCGGTCTCTTGACGGTTTTATTACCAGCTGGAACCTGGGAGCAGAGCAAATCTATGGATATCCAGCTGAAGAAATTTTAGGGAAGCCTGTGACAGTTTTAATACCAGACGCCATGGGAAATGAAACACAAAAAATAACTGAGATGGTAAAACAGGGAGAAAAGATTCACCAGTATGAGACTTCACGGTTAAGAAAAGACGGTACGATTATAGATATCTCAATGACTCTTTCTCCGGTTTTTGATATATCTGGAGAGCTAATGGCTATTTCAGTTATTGCCAGAGATATAACTGAAAGTAAAAAAGCCGAAGAAAAGCTTCACAAAAGTGAGGAAAGGTATAGGATTGTTACAGAACAGACAGGCCAGCTAATATATGAGCATGATATAGAAGAAAATAAAATTTACTGGGCAGGCACCATAGAGGAGATTACAGGATATACTCAGGAAGAACTGCTGAACACTGGTATTAATATATGGATAAACAACGTCCACCCTGAAGACCAAAAGAAAGTTTGGAATCAAAAGATGAAAGGCTGCGGATATGACGTAAAGGATACTGAAAATAAGAAAAACTTTCACCTGGAGTATCGTTTTAGAAGGAAGGATGGAGAATATATCCATATTGAAGATCACGGGATCTGTCTTCAAAAGGGAAATTATCTTACAAACAAAGTCCTCGGAATAATGAAGGATATCACAGAGCGTAAGCGGACAGAAGAAGCGCTGCGAAAGTCCGAGGAACGCTTTCGTCTCGCCCTGAGAGGTTCAAGCATCGTTATGTTCAGTCAGGATCTAGATCTGAGGTACACATGGATGTACAACCCAGCACCTGGCTTCAAAATCGAGGATGTCCTGGGTAAGCGTGACTACGATATATACAAGCCAGAGGATGCTGAGATATTTACCGCTATCAAGCGTCAGGTCTTAGCCAGTGGAATCGGCCGACGTGACGAGATTGTTACCCATAGGCCAGCTTCCTCTGGTGGTAATCTGGTCCATGATATGACCACAGAGCCGCTGCACGACTCCACAGGAACCATTATAGGAGTTATCTGCGTCGCAATGGATATTACTGAGAAAAAAGAGGCTGAAAATTTCCTGAAAAAAATTGAAGAAGCCCGTAAAAAGGAAATTCATCATAGAATTAAAAATAATCTGCAGGTAATTTCATCCCTGCTCGACCTGCAAGCTGAAAAATTCGCTGTCAATGAAATTTATGATACTTCAAGGGTGCTTGCAGCTTTCAGGGACAGCCAGAACAGGGTTATTTCTATGGCTTTGATCCACGAAGAACTGTATGGGTCAAAAGAAATCAGTACTCTTAATTTTGCAACTTACCTTCAAAAACTGACTGAGGAGCTCTTCAGGTGTTACAACGTTGGAGTTTCAGAAGTCAAAATGGTTCTGGAAATAGAGGAAAATATTTTCTTCGATATGGACACTGCAGTTCCGTTAGGAATGATTGTTAATGAACTGGTCTCAAATTCCCTTAAACATGCATTTCCAGGTAGGGGAACAGGAGAAATTAAGATAAAACTCTCCAGGGAAATAAATGAAAAATCTGAAGATAACGGGATTGAAGACAGTAACGAAGCATGTAAAAGTACCAGTTATATCTTGGTCGTTTCAGATAACGGAGTAGGTATACCTGAGAGCATCAGTCTGGAAGACTCCGATACCCTTGGATTACAACTGGTAACCATTCTGGTAGACCAGTTAGACGGAGAACTTGAATTGAACAGGGAGTCTAGTACCAAATTTACAATAAAAATCACAGTAGAAGACAATAAGTAA
- a CDS encoding daunorubicin resistance protein DrrA family ABC transporter ATP-binding protein, protein MQNILSVQSLTKKFDDFTAVKDISFNVETGSIFAFLGPNGAGKSTTIKMLTTVLKPTSGKISINGFNALKEQDKARASFGIVFQDSSLDEELTAYENIVYHAVIYKVPKKERDERIRKALEIVGLWNRREDYVKNYSGGMKRRLEIARSLVHYPKILFLDEPTVGLDPQTRNSIWSHIRSLNKEKGMTIFLTTHYMEEAEAVADQIAIIDHGKIIESGNVEEIKKRTETESLEEAFLKLTGRDIRDDNESGHRVRAIRGMRRRVRH, encoded by the coding sequence ATGCAAAATATACTCTCAGTCCAGTCACTCACAAAGAAATTTGATGATTTTACAGCTGTAAAAGATATCAGTTTCAATGTTGAAACCGGCTCGATCTTTGCTTTTCTCGGTCCAAACGGGGCAGGTAAGTCCACAACTATCAAAATGCTCACAACTGTTTTGAAGCCCACATCAGGAAAAATAAGCATTAACGGTTTCAATGCACTTAAAGAGCAGGACAAAGCCCGTGCATCTTTCGGGATAGTCTTTCAGGACTCCAGCCTTGATGAAGAACTGACTGCTTACGAGAATATTGTTTACCACGCAGTCATCTATAAGGTACCTAAAAAGGAAAGGGACGAAAGAATCCGAAAAGCCCTGGAAATTGTCGGGCTCTGGAACAGGCGGGAAGACTATGTTAAAAACTATTCAGGCGGCATGAAGCGCAGGCTTGAGATTGCGCGGTCGCTTGTCCACTACCCTAAAATCCTTTTCCTTGACGAGCCCACGGTAGGCCTTGATCCTCAGACTCGAAACTCTATCTGGAGCCATATCAGGAGCCTGAATAAGGAAAAAGGAATGACAATTTTTCTGACCACGCATTACATGGAAGAAGCCGAAGCAGTTGCAGACCAGATTGCAATCATTGACCACGGAAAAATTATAGAGTCCGGCAATGTTGAAGAAATAAAGAAACGGACAGAAACCGAATCTTTAGAAGAGGCTTTTTTGAAATTAACAGGCCGGGACATCAGAGATGATAACGAGTCTGGGCACAGAGTACGAGCTATAAGGGGTATGAGAAGGAGGGTCAGGCATTGA
- a CDS encoding ABC transporter permease gives MIEVIYILWLRQLKHYWRSKARLLGSLGQPLLFLITFGFGFGPMYSRASGGENYLDFLAPGIVSMSILFTAIFSGLEVIWDRQFGFLKETMVAPISRIEIMIGKTLGGATIAMIQGLIVLSLTYLLGFRIPSLASLAVGLVFMSLIAIFFTGLGLAIASKMKDMQGFQLIMNFLIMPIFFLSGALFPLENLPQSIYFISRIDPLTYGVDGLRGAIAGMNVFGIYNDLAIIGLLSAFVCMIGAFLFSKIEA, from the coding sequence TTGATCGAGGTAATCTATATCCTCTGGCTCAGGCAGCTAAAACACTACTGGCGCTCAAAAGCCAGGCTGCTGGGTTCTCTCGGGCAACCCCTACTCTTTCTGATAACATTTGGGTTCGGGTTCGGTCCAATGTATTCAAGGGCAAGCGGAGGGGAAAACTACCTGGATTTTCTTGCACCAGGGATTGTCTCAATGTCTATTCTGTTTACTGCCATCTTTTCGGGGCTTGAGGTCATCTGGGACAGGCAATTTGGCTTTCTCAAAGAGACTATGGTAGCTCCGATCTCAAGAATAGAAATTATGATCGGAAAAACTCTTGGGGGTGCAACCATAGCCATGATTCAGGGTCTGATCGTGCTGAGCCTGACATATCTACTAGGGTTCAGGATTCCGAGTCTTGCAAGTCTTGCTGTTGGGCTGGTTTTCATGTCCTTAATAGCTATCTTCTTTACAGGCCTGGGCCTTGCCATAGCCTCAAAAATGAAAGATATGCAGGGTTTCCAGCTGATCATGAACTTCCTGATTATGCCTATCTTCTTCCTGTCTGGCGCCCTCTTCCCCCTCGAGAACCTGCCGCAGTCGATCTATTTCATAAGCAGGATCGATCCGCTTACCTATGGGGTAGATGGCTTAAGAGGAGCTATTGCTGGAATGAACGTGTTTGGCATCTATAATGACCTGGCAATAATAGGTTTGCTCTCGGCTTTTGTCTGCATGATAGGAGCATTCCTGTTTTCAAAAATAGAGGCGTAA
- a CDS encoding LysE family transporter — protein MVLDLVEFLALGSFLGLAAGTSPGPLLAVTISETLQHGKWEGIKVAVSPLITDLPIILSVLYVLSHLTSYNFIIGIIAFFGASYLIYSGIESLKIKKDSVELNVEKEDALKKGVIVNFGNPHPYVFWFSIGGPIIYKSLNTHVSATVLFILGFYSFLVGSKVAITLIVEKSKSFINSKHYFSIIHALGIAQIIFGLTFIKMGLSSLNIL, from the coding sequence ATGGTGCTAGATCTTGTTGAGTTTTTAGCCCTGGGGTCGTTTCTCGGCCTTGCTGCAGGAACATCTCCAGGTCCACTGCTTGCCGTAACCATTTCTGAAACTCTACAGCACGGCAAATGGGAAGGAATAAAGGTTGCAGTGTCGCCTCTAATTACAGACCTGCCAATCATTTTATCCGTATTGTATGTGCTGTCGCATCTGACAAGTTATAATTTTATTATCGGAATCATTGCATTTTTTGGGGCTTCATATCTCATATATTCGGGAATCGAATCACTGAAAATCAAAAAAGACAGCGTTGAATTAAATGTAGAAAAAGAAGATGCCCTTAAAAAAGGAGTTATTGTGAATTTTGGAAACCCTCATCCATATGTTTTCTGGTTTTCCATAGGTGGGCCGATAATTTATAAGAGCCTGAACACTCATGTTTCAGCTACAGTTCTGTTCATATTAGGATTTTATAGCTTTCTTGTCGGGTCAAAGGTAGCCATTACATTAATTGTAGAAAAGTCAAAGTCCTTTATAAATAGTAAACATTATTTTTCTATTATCCATGCTCTGGGGATTGCACAGATTATCTTCGGATTGACTTTTATTAAAATGGGTTTGAGTTCACTAAATATTCTATGA
- a CDS encoding MscL family protein: MGLLSEFKDFLYEYKIIPLAIAFIMGIVSTALVKSLVDNIVMPIITPFVPGGAWKTATFEIGPIVLGWGAFLGELINFIVIAFVVFLVAKMVLKEEKVEKK; this comes from the coding sequence ATGGGACTTCTAAGTGAGTTTAAGGATTTTCTTTATGAATACAAGATAATTCCACTTGCAATTGCCTTCATTATGGGTATCGTATCCACGGCTCTTGTAAAATCGCTTGTGGACAACATCGTAATGCCGATTATCACACCTTTCGTGCCCGGGGGGGCCTGGAAAACTGCAACCTTTGAAATTGGGCCAATAGTACTGGGCTGGGGGGCTTTTCTGGGAGAACTGATAAATTTCATAGTTATTGCATTCGTGGTCTTTCTGGTTGCAAAAATGGTATTAAAAGAAGAAAAAGTAGAAAAGAAGTGA
- a CDS encoding exodeoxyribonuclease III has protein sequence MSGNYNLISWNVNGLRAVMKKGFLELLLEQKFDIVCIQETKVSPDKLPREAKNIPGYYNYFVSAEKNGYSGVGLFSKKKPLKLETGMGIEKFDKEGRFLRADFEDFTLMNIYFPNGKASLERLEYKMSFYEAFLDYANSLKAEGKRLVICGDVNTAHKELDLARPKQNETISGFLPEERAWMDKFLAAGYLDTFRMFNPEGGNYSWWSMRTGARKRNVGWRLDYFFVSEKLRDNVKSAPIYSEIMGSDHCPVGLELEF, from the coding sequence ATGTCTGGTAACTATAATCTCATTTCCTGGAATGTAAACGGTCTTCGGGCTGTAATGAAAAAAGGTTTTCTTGAGCTTTTGCTGGAACAGAAATTTGATATTGTCTGCATTCAGGAAACTAAAGTTTCTCCTGATAAACTCCCGAGAGAAGCAAAGAACATTCCGGGCTACTACAATTATTTTGTCTCCGCAGAAAAAAACGGCTATAGCGGGGTTGGACTCTTCTCCAAAAAAAAGCCCCTGAAACTCGAAACCGGCATGGGAATCGAAAAATTTGACAAAGAAGGCCGCTTCCTGCGGGCCGATTTTGAGGATTTTACCTTGATGAATATCTATTTCCCTAATGGCAAGGCCTCTCTGGAACGCCTGGAATACAAAATGAGTTTCTACGAGGCTTTTTTAGACTATGCAAACTCTCTCAAAGCCGAAGGCAAAAGACTTGTCATTTGCGGGGATGTAAATACCGCCCACAAAGAGCTCGACCTTGCCCGCCCCAAGCAAAACGAAACGATATCCGGTTTTCTCCCTGAAGAGCGTGCATGGATGGATAAATTCCTTGCTGCCGGTTATCTTGACACCTTTCGTATGTTCAATCCTGAAGGCGGAAACTATTCCTGGTGGTCAATGAGAACAGGAGCACGTAAAAGAAATGTAGGATGGCGCCTGGACTACTTTTTCGTAAGTGAAAAACTGCGGGACAATGTAAAATCTGCTCCGATTTATAGTGAAATTATGGGTTCGGACCACTGCCCTGTAGGACTTGAACTCGAATTTTAA
- the tnpB gene encoding IS200/IS605 family element RNA-guided endonuclease TnpB yields the protein MMKAFKFRLYPTATQAVQLNQHIGSCRFVYNWALDQKIKTYEQTGKSISRFDLNKKLPVLKASNEWLGEVNSQSLQGMTKQVESAFTRFFREKNGFPKFKSKKNPIQSFPVPQHYSVDFEKNTIKLPKIEPIKAVFHRKFEGELKTATVSRTCKGHYYISILVEDGNELPTKQKYSESTTVGIDVGIKDFAILSTGEKIENPKYLKNSLKRIKVLQKRVSRKQNGSKNRVKAKHRLAVLHDKITNQRNDFQNKLSFKLISENQAIALETLNVKGMVKNHHLAQAISDSAWSSFVTKLEYKAEWYGKTILRIGQFEPSSKVCHVCGYHNSDLTLKDREWTCPDCKTKHDRDINAAINIKKFALIDQNLIGL from the coding sequence ATGATGAAAGCGTTCAAATTTAGGCTCTATCCTACAGCTACACAAGCTGTTCAATTAAATCAGCATATAGGTAGCTGTAGGTTTGTCTACAATTGGGCACTTGATCAGAAAATTAAAACTTATGAACAGACAGGAAAATCAATTTCCAGATTTGACTTAAACAAAAAGCTTCCTGTCTTGAAAGCTTCTAATGAATGGTTAGGAGAAGTCAATTCTCAATCATTGCAGGGAATGACTAAGCAGGTTGAGTCTGCCTTCACTCGATTTTTCCGAGAGAAGAACGGCTTTCCTAAGTTCAAATCTAAGAAAAACCCAATTCAATCTTTTCCTGTACCTCAACACTACTCCGTAGACTTTGAAAAAAACACTATCAAGCTCCCTAAAATAGAACCAATTAAAGCAGTTTTTCACAGGAAGTTTGAGGGCGAGCTTAAAACAGCTACTGTTTCAAGGACATGTAAAGGACATTACTACATTAGTATCCTTGTTGAAGATGGAAACGAACTTCCTACAAAACAGAAGTATTCAGAATCTACTACAGTGGGTATAGATGTCGGGATTAAGGATTTTGCTATCCTTTCCACAGGAGAAAAGATTGAGAATCCTAAATACCTGAAAAACTCTTTGAAAAGGATAAAGGTTCTTCAAAAAAGAGTATCAAGGAAACAGAACGGTTCTAAGAACAGGGTAAAAGCCAAACATAGGCTTGCTGTACTCCATGACAAAATAACTAATCAGAGGAACGACTTCCAGAACAAACTCTCTTTTAAACTCATAAGCGAAAACCAAGCAATAGCTCTGGAAACTCTGAATGTTAAAGGAATGGTCAAGAATCATCATTTGGCACAGGCTATAAGTGATTCCGCATGGAGCAGTTTTGTAACAAAACTAGAGTATAAAGCTGAATGGTACGGAAAAACCATCCTGAGAATTGGACAGTTTGAACCATCTTCTAAAGTATGTCATGTTTGTGGATATCATAATTCAGATTTGACATTAAAAGATAGAGAATGGACTTGCCCAGACTGTAAAACAAAACATGATAGAGATATAAATGCCGCTATCAATATCAAGAAATTTGCTCTCATAGATCAAAATCTAATTGGATTATAA
- a CDS encoding thiamine-phosphate synthase family protein, whose product MDLNEKVDMIGRLYLGLEQIEDCKEFSALIPEVRTNFVYASKESTTPEDVLAVDGRVSVVDGFPKAIGRIKFGASGYMAHLLLEIRKKDSEIRSIIDFANNLEIAEFLKAYSKEKGWDFSVVDRSFEPENMKDAEGEAISWMVEEAVRVTGGKMPRVFYETGAVGKEPVSILVGKDPLEVAEQICELARSYRESGQGMR is encoded by the coding sequence ATGGATCTTAACGAAAAGGTAGACATGATAGGGCGTTTATATCTTGGGCTTGAACAAATAGAAGACTGTAAGGAATTCTCAGCTTTGATTCCCGAAGTTCGAACAAATTTTGTTTATGCCTCTAAAGAATCAACCACTCCTGAAGATGTTCTTGCAGTCGATGGGAGAGTTTCGGTAGTTGACGGTTTTCCGAAAGCTATAGGAAGAATAAAATTTGGGGCTTCTGGCTATATGGCACACCTTCTGCTGGAAATCCGGAAAAAAGATTCTGAGATAAGGTCTATTATAGATTTTGCAAATAACCTGGAAATTGCCGAGTTTTTAAAAGCTTACAGTAAGGAAAAGGGATGGGACTTTTCAGTTGTAGACCGGAGCTTTGAGCCTGAGAATATGAAGGATGCAGAAGGGGAGGCCATCTCCTGGATGGTTGAAGAGGCTGTTCGGGTTACAGGAGGAAAAATGCCCAGGGTCTTTTATGAGACAGGTGCCGTTGGGAAAGAGCCGGTGAGTATTCTTGTAGGAAAAGACCCTCTCGAGGTTGCAGAACAGATCTGTGAGCTTGCCAGAAGCTACCGTGAATCAGGACAAGGAATGAGATAA
- a CDS encoding FAD-dependent oxidoreductase, producing MLFETKVIEIIQRTPDVKSFRFERPQGFSYLPGQYVVLDLSDKSIQMKKPFTLSSSPTEDFLEITKKLTGHPFSNALTELKSGDRVVINGPYGKFTIQEEYNNIGMLSGGIGITPLRSIIKYSIDKKISCNIILIYSNRYETDIAFKDELELIQKENPNIKVIDTITKPELTWKGTTGRINAEMIQRYIPDYRKRIFFTCGPMEMVNSMVSLLKKLEVPEEQIKREIFPSDK from the coding sequence ATGCTTTTTGAAACCAAAGTTATTGAAATTATTCAAAGAACACCTGATGTAAAGAGTTTCAGATTTGAAAGACCTCAGGGATTTAGTTACCTGCCAGGCCAATATGTTGTCCTGGACTTAAGTGACAAGTCTATTCAGATGAAAAAACCTTTTACCTTGTCCAGTAGCCCTACAGAAGATTTTCTTGAGATCACTAAAAAGCTAACAGGCCATCCGTTTTCAAATGCGCTTACAGAACTGAAATCTGGCGATCGGGTTGTCATAAACGGACCTTACGGGAAATTCACTATTCAGGAAGAATACAATAATATAGGTATGCTCTCTGGAGGCATAGGCATAACCCCACTACGGAGTATAATCAAGTATTCCATCGATAAAAAAATTAGTTGTAACATAATTTTAATTTATTCTAATAGATATGAGACTGACATAGCTTTCAAGGACGAACTGGAACTTATACAGAAAGAAAATCCTAACATAAAAGTAATTGATACAATTACTAAACCTGAACTTACCTGGAAGGGAACTACTGGTAGGATCAATGCCGAGATGATCCAGAGATATATCCCAGATTACAGGAAACGCATATTTTTTACATGTGGCCCAATGGAAATGGTAAATTCAATGGTATCTCTTTTAAAAAAGCTTGAAGTACCAGAGGAACAGATAAAGCGAGAAATTTTTCCCAGCGATAAGTGA
- a CDS encoding HemK2/MTQ2 family protein methyltransferase produces MVEIEYRKTRIKLGDTDLVYEPAEDSFLLADAALKDAKPGMRILEIGTGSGFVSSVLLTNLKEIYLVATEINPHAARCAKMNGVKVIRTDLFKGIKSKNPENLFDLILFNPPYLPTSEEEKVPGWLNYAFDGGISGRDTLDRFLDEVRDYLKLGGEILVLISSITGLDAVKAKMEKLGFEVEVVARKKVSFEELMVVKGKLL; encoded by the coding sequence ATGGTTGAAATCGAATACAGAAAAACTAGAATTAAGCTAGGGGACACGGACCTGGTCTATGAGCCTGCAGAGGATTCTTTTTTACTTGCCGATGCCGCCCTTAAAGACGCAAAACCAGGTATGCGCATCCTTGAAATCGGAACCGGGTCTGGTTTTGTATCTTCTGTACTCCTTACAAATCTGAAAGAAATTTATCTTGTCGCTACGGAAATTAACCCCCATGCCGCACGCTGTGCAAAAATGAACGGCGTGAAGGTTATTCGTACTGATCTTTTTAAAGGGATAAAGTCTAAAAATCCTGAAAATCTTTTTGACCTTATCCTCTTTAATCCTCCGTATCTACCCACCTCGGAGGAGGAAAAAGTTCCTGGTTGGCTTAACTACGCTTTTGACGGGGGAATCAGTGGAAGAGACACTCTAGATCGATTTCTAGACGAAGTAAGAGATTATCTCAAGCTGGGAGGAGAGATTCTTGTGCTTATCTCCTCTATTACAGGGTTGGATGCTGTTAAGGCGAAAATGGAGAAGCTGGGGTTTGAAGTAGAAGTTGTAGCGAGGAAAAAGGTTTCTTTTGAAGAGCTGATGGTTGTTAAAGGTAAACTTTTGTGA